The window TGTGTTAAAATAGAGGttctgttattttgttattaaagggacattcctgaatttgctgcagtttctaagatgttatcgactaacagagactttttaacgattgtaattacataccaaatatattttctgcataaaatattagtggctgtacattaaacgtgtttctgatcattctaatatttatactatgttaaatttcactttatttcctaaaatatattttttttgtacgtacaaaattatttgaagacaaaatccaatttgggcttcttacaaatattaagacgaccagaaacacattgaatatacagacactgatattctaaacaagaaaatataattaatatgtaagtttaatcgtagaaatatttaatttttcggaaacatcttacaatgcagcaaactcaggaattcaTGTCCATTTAATGAAATGTGAATATTTCTgcctacatgtacaaatgtaccATCCAGTAGGCAAGGATTCCACttctaatgtatatatatacaacagtaaatctatgtttgacattaaatatcattacatcgatcattttccaGTTCACtggtaacaaatatttcacatattagtcactaatacacacactacataaaGAAACCAGGGACCAAAACACGTCGAGAACGGTTGTTGGGGTTACTGGGAggtaccacatgtaagaaaagttgaGAACAGTGTTTTATTCTCTACAACAATTTTGTTTctgaacgtaaaccaggcaGTGCATTCCGGACTTCCGCATTTCATATTCTTGTAAgaaattgcatcgatgttcatgcgcacttgtgcaattgcaagcaatttcggcaatccgcgtttaagcaaagcccattttattaaatttacttccggatttcgtttctcgtaccgatgttTCGCATGCACTGAAACAATTTCAGAACATCTGCATTTtacatgtaaattgtaatacaatAAGAACAGTGATAAGATAAAGAATGAATCATAAATAGATGTATACTACAATAATCATCTGGCACACATGTATGATGTAAGGgcgttaaaagtagtagtaacaggaattaaATTCTAattttcatatagttgtggtaacttATGGGTTAcaaggctatattttgtggtaacctgtaaatgggttaccagacacaatgcttatttcgatgcctgagaAAGCTACATATTTAACCACAACATTGTCGATactcctttcttttattttgtttcttattgAAATGcttcatttatattaattaataattatcagAATGCCagatatatacaatatgttCAATATTGTACCTGAAAAGAAATTAATGGGACATATTTTTACCTTTTGCAGCTTACAGAGTTCTCTCTCTTTAGTAAGACAAGATGGCTGCCAACATAGCTGGCATTGTTGTCCTTGCGGTTTTCTACTTGCTCATCTTTCTGGTTGGCATGGTGGCAGCAAGAAAGGTCAAGGTGAAAGGTCAGCGTGAAGGTCACATTGACGCCTCTTTCGTGGCAGGGCGAGATCTCAACACAGTTGTTGGCATCTTCACAATGATAGGTGAGTTTTAGCAGGGCTTGAAATTTAGTGGCATACCTGGTGAAATAAATTATCTGTTGTGCACACTACACAAGGCTTTAAAtatcactaatttgggcacaacatcagtgtcaatctgattaaaattagctctactggtctactagtagatctaacagcattgtttggactcccatgttcaggtgacatttcatctataaataacaatttaaatatcaaccaattataCTTCGccgtttataatgttatttgggagcatacaaattctaaaaatattggtcgagactatttatgcaataggcaaacttgttgaTCTATTTCATCATTGCAAAAACaggtatactagtataaacagattttatggctataccatcacattttttttttcatcttgaaacaattttatataaaatctcttcttgaaattaatttccggcatacttcgtaatcacccgaatcatttcgtatacccttggcataatcccaaatgttttcaaattcttttcagatcactggcatgattttgaaagtaaggttttgattggtcgaatgaaaggtcaactggacatgaggctgctgttagatccacatgtaatagtggagataatattaattagattgcatcagtgtatgacaatttttttaaaagtcactagccacagggctagtgggtttgtaaattccactagcccaccaaaataaagcactagcccaaatttctgatcaatagaggtatttcgcattcctattgcgcatgcgcgcgaagagtaacgtcccttgacaaaatagactgaaactagtctatttacaaattggggggcgtgacagacaggttgttatgggtgacttgagtagcttcgtaggagacttttaaactttggcaactaacatgtacatatttcgaattagatggtataatggccatagaaaacggtccgctgaaatttacagcggaatggttcaaattaaagggacattcctgagtttgctgcattgtaagatgtttccgactaataaaatatttctacgattaagtttacatattaaatatattttattgtttagaataccagtgtctgtatattcaatgtgtttctgatcgtcttaatatttgtaagaagcccagactggattttgtcttcaaataacttcgtacataagaaaaaacaatattttaggaaataagatgaaatttaacatagtacaaatattagaacgatcagaaacacgtttaatatacagccactgatattttatgcagaaaaatatatttgatatgtaattacaatcgttaaaaagtctctgttagtcgataacatcttaaaaattgcagcaaactcgggaatgtccctttaaaaagcagGGCAACAACGTGGACACAGTCTCTGCGACTCGTACCCGAGGGTTTtgataacgccagattaaaagactatctcgtaaaaagtataaacaaaacagttgacagattccataggttatggcatcgacaggttatggcatcgatcgatatatatatttgacagagagagagagagagagagagagagagagagagagagagagagagagagagagagagagagagagagagagagagagagagagagagagagagagagagagagagagagatagagacacacacacacacacacacacacacacacacatatatatatatatatatatatatatacacacagtcaaacctgtcttaagcggccacacaagggagtagataaacgtggccgattaagacaggtggccgctgagtacaggttgccacatatatagtctttaaaacatttgttgttgtttcttgttttaccgtctgtactgctaattaacggatttgtgcttcatagttgactataaatcaacttttgacatgttgtctccttcagaaataatgcaaatagaatatattaaatgaacCGTTctccacaattttgttttctttttccatttaattatttaattcgacttcatgcgatgtattgttatagtaagtgaatctacaaatgtcaagcgtagcctgcccagaggcaattagatgcatgtcagattcatacttccttgattgatacacagtggagatgtcgggactgaatgggtactagtattcctgaaggtgtgaagatcagttatttgctgcaccttatcgctgttgttaaaatattccttttatataagagtaaaactttactgtggccgcttaatgcaggtattttagcgatttgggatccgatttaggccgcgttagacaggtgaccgcttattacaggtgcatttacattataaatcgtttgggaggaaaaaagtggccgcttaaggcaggtgaccgctgagtacaggtggccgctaggacaggtttgactatatatatatatatatatatatatatatcagaaggtgttttgttgcatttttcttagtgtctatctaattgggaaaagttaaaaaaaggaattgattttatgctgttacatgtatatccataaagtgggaatttaaaaaaagggggatttgagggggggggggggggggggttgaaggtaggtgccgttctgtttacccatacacacatttttatacagtgtcaacatgaacgcattgggtattatacaaaatatatttattttctttactgttaatgtgttttccaccatatctaagtatataaaatactagacggacctgtgtaggaacgtcctgtacacagccgtcatcactctatatatattcatatatcattattattattattattattatttaaggagtgtctgtcatcggggtatgaacaaaataaatcatccgtaaattgtgtgaatcggcgaagccgttctcacataagtttgcggatgatttttttgttcatacctagatgaacgtaaaagtaataacagacaatacttataattaaatttgaaacacactgagtaataataacattaaaagttcatatatatatatatatatatatatatatatatatatatatatatatatatatatatatattctgttgagtattgtccgaaatatacatatattttctgtatatacaaaatatatatttatttattttatttactgtttactaccatatctaagtagagaatactagaccgccctgtataggaacgttctgtacgtagctgtcctgactacatatattttttttatatttacacacgccacgttatatattttattgagtataattcgaaatatacatatattttctttatatacaaaatatatatttattttctttactgttaatgtgttttccaccatatctaagtatactagaccgccctgtgtaggaacgtcctgtacagaaccggtaagcttttggtcccttatgcgttcactggcttccctcctacaaaatgtaccgaacaaaccctcgtacttagagtaacattaaaattgtttctacgtgaaacgattacccacaaacgtttccgatatccattggctggatatcgatggaaggataacgaatttcccggacatatgcgattggaacagttaataattgaacaatggtcgtggcctcccattgcttttgccccccaatttgcagataggtctattttggcgagatctcgcgaaatctcgcggtttgcgtcctcgagtaacgggcacatgcgcagtggaatgagaaagaggtCTATTACAACACACTTTATATAGGGCTAAAAAACAAATGATTCAAGGAACCCAACCCCTATAGTACCAAAAAACTCTCTGGTCGACCTGTTTTCTTCTCCTTTGaatatacaaattttattttttaatatttgttttagtattattttattagtattagtattatttagtgAAAATTTATCTCGACCTGTACAggtgaatgatttttttttttaattttttttttaaactgcatgACCTACCCTATTTTGTCAAGTTTGATCCTAAACCATTTTCCCGTTTTTGCTTTTGCTCTCCCCCCCCACTTACGCATACCCCTCATCCAGAGTGGGTAAGCAGTTTAAAAACACCTCTCTCTAATCgcccaaaacaaaatttaatacacaatacaaagaagataataaacaagttatcaGTTATTACCAAATTTATGtctcgagtgaaataattttcaattgttacaagctttagcgagtgacaagtgaaaattatttcatgaggaaaataaaagtttgagatATGTTAATCGGACTATGAATAATGATTTTCCagtattcaagagtaaacatGGTTATAATGTtaagtggaagataatactttgttatgatgttatctcCCATAACTTGAATATCAAGCATTTGGAAATAATTTGGCCCCAGTTCACTGTTCAGTTTTGGACCAAGTTGGTCCTGTCCCATTTAGAGccaggttttatttatgtattaaaatgacattgttGAGCCACTGTAtgtctttacttgtctgtttgaaactcaaacgttaattattttaaatgtccaCTTGTATGTGTTATGCTGCACTCCAATCGTCTCGTGCTTATCGTGATAACGGGTCCCTCCATGATAACCACGTCTCCAGTCGTGAATGTCGTTTTAATCACGTCGGAAGTCATGTTCACCAGTGGAGGATGAAAAAgtgtttctattttcatgactCTACTTTAATCagctttaaagacacaactatttacaaaacagtatttatggatttacaaggccaatgtgacgaaaataaatattatttaaaccaaaagtaaggtagccaattggtaactactagtaacacgttgaagcctggtagatattatcaaaatgcttttatttaacttttaatgagtactgtaatttaaacacacattttagcagtgccattaaaatagtaattcgcttaactttgtttaatacaattattgggTACGAAAAttgataatgatagttaatagttGTTCAATGTTTTAGTGGAACCggacacaaacagtaacttgtaattactatttaacaactaggaatTACCTCTTCACGAGTTCATTCGAATGCAGTCCTAATAACGGTATTAGTAATGTGCCgtaaaatggcagatgaatCGATTTAATGACAAGTATGtattagctggctactaaatataagtggctggcgaataaaatattatactttacaggccagggaagagtaaatttgaacttgctttgtagagcactgtaGTATACGTTAaacacttcatggactactcttttcgattagcagcaagagatcttttatatgcaccatcccacagagagggtagtacataccacagcctttgttataccagtcgtggtgcagtggctggaatgagaaatagctcaatgggcccacagatggggtAAAATGACGGAGCAAAAGAcaattgctgctgaaaatgcagttgtggagcattggctggaacgagaaataggtgaatgggtccaccgactgggatcgatcccaaaccgactgcgcatcaagcaagctctTCACCACTAGCTATGTCCCAGCCCTAGAAGCTATACATAAGCGTTAGCGTGGAAAGTGAAAGGAAATGTCCGTAGTTGCACGAATTAgctcgatgatgatgatgatgatgatgatctcGATGATGATGATCTCGATGATGATGAtctcgatgatgatgatgatgatgatgatctcgatgatgatgatgatctcgatgatgatgataatgatgatgatgatgatctcgatgatgatgatgatgatgatgatgatcttgatgatgatgatgatgatttcgatgatgatgatgatctcgatgatgatgatgatgatgatgatgatctcgatgatgatgatgatgatcttgatgatgatgatgatgatgattgaaaCCGTTCTCTCATTCTACTGTTTTTATCTTACAGCTACGACAGTGGGAGGCGGGTACATTAACGGAACAGCCGAGTCGATCGTGTCACAGGGTCTCGTGTGGACGCTGGCTCCGCTAGGAATATTCTTCGGCCTCTCTATAGGTAAGTACACATTCATGGCTTGAAATTGGGTGATAAAAATTCGGTCCAGCATTAAGCTACAAATTCTACTGGCCTGAATCAAAATCTGTCTGTTAAAACATGATTGCCTTTACGGAATTGCATGTTATTTAACTTTGGAGTTCTATatagtttggggttttttacctCCCTTTCTTCTGTTAGATCTGtataccttcctttcttctgttaGGCCTGTgttaccttcctttcttctgttaGATCTGtataccttcctttcttctgttaGATCTGTgttaccttcctttcttctgttaGGTCTGtataccttcctttcttctgttaTATCTGTgttaccttcctttcttctgttaTATCTGTgttaccttcctttcttctgttaGGTCTGTattaccttcctttcttctgttaGATCTGtataccttcctttcttctgttaGATCTGTgttaccttcctttcttctgttaGGTCTGTgttaccttcctttcttctgatcACCAGGTGGGCTGGTCTATGCTAGACGGATGCGAGATGAACAGTATGTCACTCTGTTGGATCCTATACAGGAGCAGTATGGGAGTTTTGCTGTAGGACTCGTCTACATGGCCTCGTTGTGTGGAGATATCTTCTGGACAGCTTCCATACTCTCCGCATTGGGTAAGTTCTGACTggtaaaaatatatctattagtAACCATACATTTTATCTGTGTTGATACAGGTTAAGAAAATTCTGCTTGGCTTGAAATTGATACTGCCCCCTGTCTCGTCCGCTTATGGTGATGTGATGTTATTAGATTATTGTGATGATCCCAGAAAAATCCTTTGTAATCCTAAAAAACAGAGGttaaattgaaaatgtttttgaagtgTTTGAACCCATTTAGCAAAATATTACAGTCCTAGCCTAGATGGAATGAAAGTTTATCTGCATCTGCCTTGGTCGTATGCCCCAATGccctaaaaattaaacaaaaaatctcACAGCCAAAATGCCCTAAACTGGTTGTGCCTTGTTTTCCATGTTAGTAAATTTTTATTGGTCATcatactcaaacatgactcctgaaaatgtttctgttacaaaaacaaaactgttcacACTTATTTACTTGTTGATATTTGTTGAAGTTTGCACGTGTTGCCCTGCCATTTGGCTGTAATACCCCTAAAAACAATCTCCATTGGTCTACAGCCTGTTGTTTGCCAAATATTGATGCTAATTTGATTCTGGCGAATTGTTGTTTCAGTGTGTTAAAATATCTTGTTCCAGGGACCAGTCTCAGCGTGGTGATCAACGTTGACCTCACCATAGCGATCTGGGCATCGTCGGCAGTAACCGTCATCTACACCACGATTGGTCAGATCGTGGCTGTGGCATATACAGATGTTGCGCAGCTGGTGTTAATAACATTTGGAttggtaaacaaaataattcacgttccaaccagttcaccatgAGTGGTATagatccttgctactactaaaaaaatataacaggtttcctctctaagactacattgtatatgtcagaattatcaaatgtttgacatctaatatctgataattaataaatcagtgtgctctagtggtgttgttaaacataaataaataagttaataaTTGGGTCATCTAGATTTGGTAATGCTCTCTGTAGGTGTTTGCGTCGTAGGAATGAACTTTCTCatctgaccggcctcggcggtgtaGTGGTTATACCATCAGACTTCTggctgctaggtactgggttcatatcccacctgaggcaatgggggatttttcatgccagtactgACTCCagcccagagtgagtgcaccactaggctcagtgggtaggtgtaaggccacatacactgagtttcacccacttcacgggtgcgattatgggtgtgtctcccgaatgtatgaccccacatgggggatgattacctgGCATGCACTTCAGGTTCAgtgtaccccgggctcgggtgataccgagatagctcaactgaaaGCAAGTGTGGAGCACtgacctgtcaagtagtcccataccgaaatggaaatactgcggcttcaccattcatctcatcatcatccatgtttgtaatgtccattcaatttaaagaaaaaaaacaaaaaaaccctttcTCATCTGACCTGTTTGGTTTTATCCTGTCgagccagtgccccatgactggtatatcaaaggctgtggtatgtgcaatgtTTAATACATCTTTCCTTtcatacttattttcatgcttatatggTGTCatgaaaccaaaacaaactttatttgcaGTCGTCAGTATTTTCACAATCATACACACCATAGTCTATTCTAGGTaaccacccccaaccccacccccaaatgaGTGATTAATGTAACATTCCTTTCGTTTCCCAGACTCTGAGTGTCCCGTTCGTTCTGACCAATGAGAGAGTGGGAAACATTGGTGCCAACTCAACGGTTTGGATCGGAAGTATCGATAAGGAGTTTGCCGGACTGTGGGCTGATTTACTTATTGCAATGGTGAGTATAACAAGGTGTATACTACCCAATCAAAtaccatagacaacaatagtagtatatgtggctaaaacctGACagcgacataaacgccacagatataaatgcTACCACCCCTCATtgttaaagtgaatcagaaaaaattgggggtcaagctgctcatttctgagataacgggtagcgtctatgactacccatGATCGGCACAAACTTCgagtactttttaatttttacagataccccatacatgcttcaagcacaagactacttaacacagtggtactagatgaaataaaattgcatacatttttttcccaaatgaaactattttttttttacaaccaacaaactcacatttatcactaatcacaggacttgtggtgttcacttctctatcaaatgttgggtgcacctcgaactttgacccagctggaagttatttggtttagtactacccaCAGGTTGATATCCCTCAGTGGTGATGTCGACAAACATGTCCACTGAAATTAATACGACTGAAAGacataaataatgtatattaaGTATGTGGACAAATGGCATACTGGTATCAAGTGTAAGTAAATTTGGATTTGTTTCAAAACAGCGTGGAGGGGgatgaaataaaatgcatttgaaaCAAAAAGCACATCTTACTGTTTATTGCATCAACACAGCTTTTGCATATGAAAATGGTTCAGTTTTTCAGCATGTGCATGCATTGCCTGCACTCGTTACAGtataaaaacaacttttttcttttccttttttttctttttttaatatacctcAATAACTAATGTTGAAAAAAATGCTGTTTTATtgcgaaaaaaacaaaacaagttatgtttttatttgtttcaaatgcattttgttccatttcagggaggttacatactcAAAACGTCAATATCAGTAGTCAGTAGATATGGCCCTGAATATAAACACCTGTCTGCAGTATGCACCCTTTTTAAATTGCTGTCACAATACTCTACTAAAATCAATTTGCAACTGCACTTGACTGTGGTCACCAAACTgtctaaattttaaatattgattcCATTTACATTGCAGAATGTACACTttcaagggagacaactcatTTCATTCagataaacaaacatttaaatatctttttctTCCCGTACTTAAAATCAGTTTCTAATGGCACTTGACTATCACTACATAATTGTCTGAATTTCTACTACTGTGAATCTGTTTTCATTTCATAATGTACCACAGACTTTTCAAGGGACACAACTCACTTCATCCagataaacaaacatttaaatatctttttctTCCCGTACTTAAAATCAGTTTCCAACGGCACTTGACTATCACTACATAATTGTCTGATTTTCTATGACTGTTTCCATTTCATATTGTACCATAGACGCAACTCATTTCCTTCAGATGagcaaacatttaaatatttgtgtttgatTTTTGTATTCCAGACGTTTGGCACGATCCCATGGCAGGCATATTTCCAGCGCGTTCTGTCGGTGAAGAGCGGGAAGCAGGCGCAGATTCTGTCCATCGTGGGCGCGTGTGGGGCCGTTGTTCTCGTCATTCCGTCCATTCTCATAGGAGCCGCCGCGGTCAGCGCTGGTACGGTCGTCATCGGCAAcatatttttatcctgcagccACTGGTTTTATTGACAGATTATCATGGCAGATAAAGCCAAGTcatgggcaggacgtagcccagtggtacagtgctcgtttgatgcgcggccggtctgggatcgatcctcgtcggtgggcctattgggctatttctctttccagccagtgcaccacgactggtatatcaaaggccatgatatgtactaccctgtctgtgggatggtgcatataaaagatcccttgctgctaatcgaaaagagtagtccatgtagtggcgacagcgggtttcctctctcaatatctatgtggtccttaaccatatgtctaacgccatataactgtaaataaaatgtgtttagtgtgttgttaaataaaaatttcttcaCTCATGggtgatgtcacatgcatagctacattacaaaattgctcatttgacctctacaTGTAGGTCATCATATAGTATAGTTGaagtaacagaaataatagttttttctcttaatttttatggtctgcaggttaaaaataataaattaatgatgtaggttattggctttatcctgtttagaccgaatgagaaattcccattcttaccttcacaggataaaccCAATATCCAacatcattaaagggacattcctgagtttgctgcattgtaagatgtttccgactaataaaatattcctacgattaaacttacatattaaatatattttcttgttgagaatatcagtgtctgtatattcaacgtgtttctggtcatcttaatacttgtaaaaagcccaaactggattttgtctttgtacctatgaaaaaaaatattttaggaattaaaatgaaatttaacctagtacaaatattagaacgatcagaaacatgtttaatatacagctgctaatatttttcagaaaaatatatttaatatgtaataacaatagttaaaaagtctctgttagtcgataacatcttaaaaattgcagcaaactcaggaatgtccctttaactagacTTGTTGTAGCCCagtaaagcactcgtctgacGTGTGCTCGGTTTAACATTGATCATTATTGGTGGGCCCagtgggatatttctcgttccagccagtgcatctcgacttgtatatcaaaggctgtggtatgtgctgtcctatctggaacggtgcatataaaagatcccttgctactaatggaattgtttgttttgtttaacaacaccactagagcactttgatttattaatcatcagctattggatatcaaacatttggtaattttgacatatagtcttagagacgaaacccgctatattttttccatcagtagcaaggaattttttatatgcatcactcCACAgtcgggatagcacataccatggcctttgacataccagtcatggttctCTGCATCCTAGTTGTGTTGTTACAGGTATACAAAATGACTTTTATTaaccatatggttaaaaatatcttggtacatatcaaagtgatacgtcccactagtgAGATGTAACATTTCGAAGTCACACgagtgacgtcatcgattggcacaCTACAGCCTTGTATGAATGTCAGCCAACTGAGTtgtgtgatataaattaagatcgattatgagtaataaatag of the Gigantopelta aegis isolate Gae_Host chromosome 12, Gae_host_genome, whole genome shotgun sequence genome contains:
- the LOC121386716 gene encoding high affinity choline transporter 1-like, translating into MAANIAGIVVLAVFYLLIFLVGMVAARKVKVKGQREGHIDASFVAGRDLNTVVGIFTMIATTVGGGYINGTAESIVSQGLVWTLAPLGIFFGLSIGGLVYARRMRDEQYVTLLDPIQEQYGSFAVGLVYMASLCGDIFWTASILSALGTSLSVVINVDLTIAIWASSAVTVIYTTIGQIVAVAYTDVAQLVLITFGLTLSVPFVLTNERVGNIGANSTVWIGSIDKEFAGLWADLLIAMTFGTIPWQAYFQRVLSVKSGKQAQILSIVGACGAVVLVIPSILIGAAAVSADWSGTKLEASSMDSRTSSMILPLVLHEFTPTAVAILGLGALSAAVMSSMDSSILGSSTMFTHNIYNNVIRKQASNWELLLVQRFTIVVLGLLSTVISLHVPIIYGLFILAADIVFVIVLPQLTCSLFLKRTNGYGSVAGFLVGTLLRLGAGEFSFSFEPFIFYPFYDDKLGQLFPFRTFSMLCSCLTIMFVSELARYLFEGKVIPSGCDVLQAFKRAERYFVRTVSVTEESKMHIEESEMKSYTNVS